In a single window of the Antedon mediterranea chromosome 1, ecAntMedi1.1, whole genome shotgun sequence genome:
- the LOC140048772 gene encoding transmembrane protein 106B-like isoform X1, whose amino-acid sequence MTGAGGVVLDSESSNLINTSPPLGSGRINCINSPNNSEGNLSDSRVSGYEEFGGMICPTCKGTGRIPPGQEDQLVALIPYRDGRLKPRRTWLWVALSILGCAIVAGILCFILIPRDIKMTEPTVNTERADLNKTKKSLLIELNFMFNVTNDNFLPVTVNEVDVEALFNAQVVGNKKYTNASNVHSRSTQLIYFLLNVAIDASTTDNSYLLTICDPNSAVPYPHLLYLTFVVTMHTKVLAQDKENSLNTYPIHVSCETPSHNPYAADIIEI is encoded by the exons ATGACAGGTGCTGGTGGGGTAGTCCTTGACAGTGAATCGTCAAATCTAATCAATACATCACCTCCATTAGGCAGTGGACGTATCAACTGCATAAACTCACCTAATAACAGTGAAGGAAACTTATCAGACAGCAGGGTATCTGGATATGAAGAATTTGGAGGAATGATCTGCCCCACATGTAAAGGAACTGGTAGGATACCACCAG GGCAAGAAGACCAGCTTGTCGCTCTTATACCATACAGAGATGGCAGACTAAAGCCAAGGAGAAC gTGGTTATGGGTTGCTTTATCTATCTTAGGATGTGCCATTGTTGCAGGAattctttgttttatattaatacCAAGAGATATTAAGATGACTGAACCAACAGTTAATACAGAGAGAGCAGACCTTAATAAAACGAAAAAGTCACTTTTAATAGAACTCAAT TTTATGTTCAATGTAACGAATGATAACTTTCTACCGGTCACAGTGAATGAAGTTGATGTAGAAGCTTTGTTTAATGCTCAGGTCGTTggtaacaaaaaatatacaaatgctTCTAATGTGCACTCCAGATCAACTCAATTG ATTTATTTTCTACTAAATGTAGCTATAGATGCCTCAACAACAGATAATTCTTATTTATT AACTATTTGTGATCCTAATTCTGCAGTTCCGTATCCTCACTTATTATACCTGACTTTTGT TGTGACGATGCATACTAAAGTGTTGGCCCAGGATAAAGAGAATTCATTGAACACCTATCCAATACATGTTTCATGTGAAACACCATCGCATAATCCATATGCAGCCGatataatagaaatataa
- the LOC140048772 gene encoding transmembrane protein 106B-like isoform X2 — protein MICPTCKGTGRIPPGQEDQLVALIPYRDGRLKPRRTWLWVALSILGCAIVAGILCFILIPRDIKMTEPTVNTERADLNKTKKSLLIELNFMFNVTNDNFLPVTVNEVDVEALFNAQVVGNKKYTNASNVHSRSTQLIYFLLNVAIDASTTDNSYLLTICDPNSAVPYPHLLYLTFVVTMHTKVLAQDKENSLNTYPIHVSCETPSHNPYAADIIEI, from the exons ATGATCTGCCCCACATGTAAAGGAACTGGTAGGATACCACCAG GGCAAGAAGACCAGCTTGTCGCTCTTATACCATACAGAGATGGCAGACTAAAGCCAAGGAGAAC gTGGTTATGGGTTGCTTTATCTATCTTAGGATGTGCCATTGTTGCAGGAattctttgttttatattaatacCAAGAGATATTAAGATGACTGAACCAACAGTTAATACAGAGAGAGCAGACCTTAATAAAACGAAAAAGTCACTTTTAATAGAACTCAAT TTTATGTTCAATGTAACGAATGATAACTTTCTACCGGTCACAGTGAATGAAGTTGATGTAGAAGCTTTGTTTAATGCTCAGGTCGTTggtaacaaaaaatatacaaatgctTCTAATGTGCACTCCAGATCAACTCAATTG ATTTATTTTCTACTAAATGTAGCTATAGATGCCTCAACAACAGATAATTCTTATTTATT AACTATTTGTGATCCTAATTCTGCAGTTCCGTATCCTCACTTATTATACCTGACTTTTGT TGTGACGATGCATACTAAAGTGTTGGCCCAGGATAAAGAGAATTCATTGAACACCTATCCAATACATGTTTCATGTGAAACACCATCGCATAATCCATATGCAGCCGatataatagaaatataa